A genomic stretch from Falco cherrug isolate bFalChe1 chromosome 3, bFalChe1.pri, whole genome shotgun sequence includes:
- the LOC114017583 gene encoding uncharacterized protein LOC114017583: MAKKADKQKPLLMKDRDMFYTFLVKYGARPSVPGEDWARDNGANLQNVVDRVTSLQTEAKVRSGKGKSIVCAILGASLVAAIEDRLRKHSNETRIIESLENLVKVLQKTNYDLEQQLEKEREENRLLKTTLKAECSKDTEALSVIELEAEGKGIQQINPIYPQKLLKEVRKCFVENPQVRPLIKTGFIPYTITELAKLKREYGRLPKESETEYVWRVSLTGGDQIQLSEKEAGGYWGHGVFLTTGNKHAPWSLTQRAAYWAGGLNPLDRGDPLEITSPADQLLESVHKAACLQLIHERKLIPGCESPVMLPVNPEIMTHLIRGLPESLRPMGVSLQRTIALISQRNETLDSVSSHQMTSASSNKRIWTWGQVAQELIDYSRKYGPVKIPEEKSRGIRQIEVEDLPLPTGKTVAAADVLRKEHPHHKTGKGGQFMTRQQWWLLGIKKGVPRDIMDGLPFDKLSKVVLKWHNPKQPSHTQCRRKIPPDTPSAAPTEEAVSHKQGN, translated from the exons ATGGCCAAAAAGGCTGATAAACAAAAGCCTTTGTTAATGAAGGATCGGGACATGTTTTACACATTTCTGGTAAAGTATGGGGCTCGACCCTCTGTACCCGGAGAAGATTGGGCTCGAGATAATGGGGCAAACTTGCAGAATGTAGTGGACCGAGTGACCTCTTTACAGACTGAAGCTAAAGTTAGATCAGGTAAGGGCAAATCTATAGTCTGTGCCATTTTAGGAGCTAGCCTGGTTGCAGCAATCGAAGATCGCCTtagaaaacacagcaatgaaACCAGAATTATAGAATCCCTTGAAAATTTGGTGAAAGTTCTGCAAAAAACAAATTATGACTTAGAACAACaattagagaaagaaagggaagaaaaccgCTTGTTAAAAACCACTCTGAAGGCAGAATGCTCTAAAGACACTGAAGCCCTGAGTGTAATAGAGCtggaagcagagggaaagggTATTCAACAAATAAACCCAATATACCCTCAGAAGTTGTTGAAGGaggtgagaaaatgttttgtggaaaACCCTCAAGTGAGACCCTTAATTAAAACAGGTTTTATACCATATACTATCACTGAGCTAGCCAAACTGAAAAGAGAGTATGGACGCCTTCCTAAAGAATCCGAAACAGAGTACGTGTGGCGCGTATCCCTAACTGGGGGGGACCAAATTCAATTAAGTGAAAAGGAAGCTGGTGGCTATTGGGGTCATGGAGTTTTCTTGACAACAGGAAATAAACATGCCCCATGGTCCCTAACCCAGCGAGCTGCTTATTGGGCTGGAGGACTGAACCCTTTGGACAGAGGGGATCCCCTGGAAATCACCAGCCCAGCTGATCAGTTGCTAGAAAGTGTACACAAAGCAGCCTGCTTACAATTgatacatgaaagaaaattaattcccgGATGTGAATCCCCAGTGATGCTGCCAGTGAATCCCGAAATCATGACCCACTTGATAAGGGGACTTCCAGAGTCACTCAGACCTATGGGGGTTAGCCTTCAAAGGACTATCGCATTGAT AAGCCAGAGAAATGAAACACTAGATTCAGTTTCTTCCCACCAAATGACCTCAGCATCAAGTAATAAAAGGATATGGACCTGGGGGCAAGTAGCACAAGAATTGATAGATTATAGTAGAAAATATGGTCCTGTAAAAATCCCAGAGGAAAAGTCGAGGGGAATCCGCCAAATAGAAGTTGAGGATTTGCCCCTCCCCACTGGTAAAACTGTAGCTGCCGCTGATGTCCTGAGAAAGGAGCATCCACACCATAAAACAGGAAAGGGAGGACAGTTCATGACTCGACAACAGTGGTGGCTTTTGGGAATTAAAAAGGGAGTCCCCAGGGATATAATGGATGGCTTACCCTTTGATAAATTGAGTAAGGTAGTGTTGAAGTGGCATAATCCAAAACAACCCTCTCATACACAGTGCAGGAGAAAAATACCACCTGATACACCCTCAGCTGCCCCCACTGAGGAAGCTGTTTCCCATAAGCAGGGAAACTAG